One Actinomycetota bacterium DNA window includes the following coding sequences:
- a CDS encoding sigma 54-interacting transcriptional regulator, translating to MTHFAPSVPVDLPATLGALVSSGYQSRTVKQEMQANLLARLRAGEPSLPGIVGFQDTVIPQVERSLLAGHDIVLLGERGQGKTRLIRTLTALLDEWIPVVQGCEINDDPAAPICAGCRRKFADLGDDLPVAWRHRSERFGEKLATPDTSVADLIGDVDPVKVAEGRSLGDPETIHYGLVPRTNRGIFAMNELPDLSERIQVALLNVLEERDIQVRGYNLRLPLDLLVVASANPEDYTNRGRIITPLKDRFGAEIRTHYPLDIDDEIDLIRQEAHIQAVVPDHLLDIVARFTTEVRGSSSIDQRSGVSARFAIACTEALSGAALRRSAITGEREPVARVGDLMGVVPTLRGKVEFDVSEEGREQELLLHLARRATAESWRLLLGGNDIRPVLTSLVEWFDEGNTLQTGDETAGESLIGELGKFEGLGKLLQAVEPDLAESPGLAASCVEFAIEGLWLTRRIDKDEVDGVIRYGAA from the coding sequence GTGACTCACTTCGCCCCTTCTGTCCCCGTTGACCTGCCTGCCACCTTGGGCGCTCTGGTCTCCTCCGGCTACCAATCACGCACCGTCAAGCAGGAGATGCAGGCCAACCTGCTGGCTCGTCTGCGCGCGGGCGAGCCGAGCCTCCCAGGAATCGTCGGTTTCCAGGACACAGTCATCCCACAGGTTGAGCGCTCGCTCCTGGCCGGCCACGACATTGTGCTGCTGGGTGAGCGCGGTCAGGGAAAGACCCGCTTGATCAGAACACTCACCGCACTGCTGGACGAGTGGATTCCTGTCGTCCAAGGCTGCGAAATCAATGACGACCCGGCTGCGCCAATCTGCGCCGGCTGCCGTCGCAAGTTCGCTGACCTCGGCGACGACCTTCCGGTTGCCTGGCGCCATCGCAGCGAACGTTTCGGTGAGAAGCTCGCCACGCCGGACACCTCAGTTGCTGACCTCATCGGTGACGTTGATCCGGTGAAGGTCGCTGAAGGCCGCAGTTTGGGAGACCCCGAGACGATTCACTACGGACTTGTCCCGCGCACCAACCGCGGCATCTTCGCCATGAACGAGCTTCCTGACCTGTCTGAGCGCATTCAGGTGGCACTGCTCAACGTCCTCGAAGAGCGCGATATCCAGGTCCGCGGCTACAACTTGCGACTACCGCTTGACCTGCTCGTAGTTGCCAGCGCCAACCCCGAGGACTACACCAACCGCGGGCGCATCATCACGCCGCTCAAGGACCGCTTCGGTGCTGAGATTCGCACCCACTATCCGCTCGACATCGATGACGAGATCGACCTCATCCGCCAGGAGGCGCACATCCAGGCAGTGGTGCCCGATCACTTGCTGGACATCGTGGCGCGTTTCACAACCGAGGTCCGTGGCTCCTCATCGATAGATCAGCGAAGTGGTGTCTCAGCCCGTTTCGCGATCGCCTGCACAGAAGCACTGTCCGGCGCGGCTCTTCGCCGCTCGGCAATCACCGGAGAGCGTGAGCCTGTTGCTCGCGTCGGCGATCTCATGGGCGTGGTGCCAACACTTCGCGGCAAGGTTGAGTTCGACGTCAGTGAAGAAGGGCGTGAGCAGGAACTGCTGCTGCATTTGGCCCGTCGTGCAACTGCTGAATCGTGGCGCTTGCTGCTGGGCGGCAATGACATTCGCCCGGTGCTCACGTCCCTCGTCGAGTGGTTCGACGAGGGCAACACCTTGCAGACCGGTGACGAGACGGCAGGAGAGTCGCTGATCGGTGAGCTCGGCAAGTTCGAAGGACTTGGCAAGTTGCTTCAGGCCGTCGAGCCAGATCTGGCGGAGTCGCCTGGTCTTGCTGCTTCTTGTGTTGAATTTGCAATTGAAGGCCTATGGCT
- a CDS encoding peptidase: MRLPPDDLPKSRTGRIPQWVVDEAMGRPVEAPGFRSHGTPDPLKNTPDGQHGRVRRWLTTMAVFAVLAALVFGAQRLGISPLAAPGAAIAKPVNGPMPGLDEASVPLGSPPPLSGVPSASFRFEGTQTDGGNPVAWSPCRPIHFVVRALHSPTGGRRALDQAIAKVSAATGLTFVDDGSTDEAPSSQREPYQPERYGDRWAPVLIAWATPKEVPDFGVDIAGEAGATRVTTPSGDSTYIGGVVYLDPTKYTEITTRSGQAVADSVILHELGHLVGLAHVNDAAQIMWPRGNSAGLTGYQDGDAAGLRALGLGNCQPDA; encoded by the coding sequence ATGCGACTGCCGCCCGATGACCTGCCCAAGAGCCGCACAGGGCGCATCCCTCAATGGGTCGTCGACGAGGCCATGGGTCGCCCCGTCGAGGCCCCCGGTTTTCGCTCGCACGGCACACCGGATCCCCTAAAGAACACTCCCGATGGCCAGCACGGGCGTGTCCGTCGATGGCTCACAACGATGGCCGTGTTTGCCGTTCTGGCGGCTCTCGTCTTTGGTGCTCAGCGGCTCGGGATAAGCCCGCTGGCTGCGCCTGGAGCGGCCATCGCCAAGCCCGTCAATGGGCCAATGCCCGGTCTGGATGAGGCATCGGTGCCACTTGGTTCACCACCCCCGCTGTCCGGCGTTCCCTCGGCCAGTTTCCGGTTCGAGGGCACCCAGACTGACGGAGGAAACCCTGTGGCCTGGTCACCCTGCCGCCCCATCCACTTCGTGGTGCGAGCACTCCACAGCCCGACCGGCGGACGACGGGCATTGGACCAGGCCATCGCGAAAGTCTCGGCCGCCACCGGGCTGACCTTTGTCGACGACGGCTCCACCGACGAGGCCCCAAGCAGTCAACGCGAGCCCTACCAGCCAGAGCGATACGGAGACCGCTGGGCTCCTGTGCTCATCGCGTGGGCCACACCAAAAGAGGTACCAGACTTCGGCGTCGACATCGCCGGGGAAGCGGGAGCGACCCGAGTCACGACACCCAGTGGCGACTCCACTTACATCGGCGGAGTCGTGTACCTCGATCCCACGAAATACACCGAGATCACGACCCGATCAGGCCAAGCCGTCGCCGACTCCGTCATCCTCCACGAGCTCGGGCATCTCGTGGGCCTGGCCCACGTCAACGACGCTGCCCAGATCATGTGGCCACGGGGAAACTCGGCCGGCCTGACCGGATACCAAGACGGTGATGCCGCCGGGCTCAGAGCCTTGGGGCTGGGAAACTGCCAGCCTGATGCTTGA
- the orn gene encoding oligoribonuclease has product MANGDRLVWVDCEMTGLLPESDEIVEIACIVTDAELNELDSGISLVVKCNDAPLAAMDEFVVNMHTESGLLNEIPLGISLEDAQAQVLAYVKTHVPEAGKAQLAGSSIYVDRGFLAKYMPELDSYLHYRLVDVSSIKELVRRWYPRTYYGLPEKHGNHRALGDIRESIAELRYYREAVFVAQPGPDSAIAKELGMRHVVDHSAGSEITP; this is encoded by the coding sequence ATGGCCAATGGCGATCGACTTGTGTGGGTGGACTGCGAAATGACGGGATTGCTGCCGGAGTCCGACGAGATCGTCGAGATTGCCTGCATCGTCACAGACGCAGAACTGAACGAACTCGACTCAGGCATCAGCCTGGTCGTCAAGTGCAATGACGCTCCCCTTGCTGCAATGGACGAGTTCGTCGTCAACATGCACACCGAATCCGGCCTGCTCAATGAGATTCCTCTCGGCATCTCCCTTGAGGATGCCCAAGCGCAAGTGCTGGCATACGTCAAGACGCATGTGCCCGAAGCCGGCAAGGCCCAGCTTGCTGGTTCCAGCATCTACGTCGATCGTGGATTCCTTGCCAAGTACATGCCTGAACTGGACTCCTACCTGCACTATCGACTCGTTGATGTGTCCAGCATCAAGGAGCTTGTGCGTCGTTGGTATCCCCGCACCTACTACGGCTTGCCAGAAAAGCACGGCAACCACCGAGCCCTCGGCGATATTCGCGAATCAATTGCCGAACTGCGCTACTACCGAGAAGCAGTGTTCGTTGCACAGCCCGGACCGGACTCAGCAATAGCCAAGGAACTGGGCATGCGTCACGTGGTCGACCACTCCGCAGGGAGCGAGATCACGCCGTAG
- a CDS encoding AAA family ATPase, producing the protein MTAHAKVTIIGHTAGGMGQVWYRVTGTIGVGNVQVAYRVGVGAEDARRVRFVGAGATAELIGFRPGEFVADPVDYLLIVLAFSGKYLTRGVKMQRSQLARVPAGPIHDVIVAAMVRAGLDPASVFASRDAGNWWRAVSRAAERDRSVSFLTAGGLLRAAARAGASVEESELYSALGRSTRARLAGPVAARRDTDAVQQLDLDALEVATLSDEELGERVWRAAEAASSRREPVGNAGYELTLTLPKSISLYALTGDPAVAEEWLDVMETAATRALERLMAEAGFCSTGHRGEGQNVMLMPADGWAGFIATELSSRAGDPHLHVHCTLPNVLVGQDGIVRTMADGGRELHVNAPRFAAWGQEFVIAEAQARGLLGEVWFSPQTAQWEAGGFTDDTLWAFSRGRQAVLAEEAEADDGQPISASGRSVRNRAAKKRATGAKADEQLTWVQLHQRIVARANELGVDLAAERDATGERFASPSMWSDSDWVDWVSHVACQHESVTSLAKIRSIVDLATAGMPEAERSRITGLVVQNGFVRAHQSRDRGMRSGGQQWISKSALDAEARLLERMSTSAHQNPGLTWRTGTGISRFEADRGWQLSDEQQRAVQAIVDGTAQVTLISGVGGSGKTSVLAAAHMGFNGERYGLLVTSTATRAASAAGHESGAPWMNLTALVHRITSGQAVPARVIVIDEASMADVATLARVADFCVQKGKRLVLQGDHAQLRAVGAGDAFNVLCSAHPDSVIRLEGNQRQRTALGQAVAAALHARDLDTAWEYIIADGAVVVARNRDHKLDLVATTVVREISAHGADNVTCDAVTNAEVDDLNDRIHAQLLAAHTIDPAAAVIYQGRSGQQVLGPGTVLRVRTPLSHRDPARRLVRGDRAVVVHAGRDEVCVRFDDGKQRRLKPNALLRHLDYGYVGTTHTLQGQTSEVHIASLAPTKDAASLYVSASRARGRTLFVADARDYLTDKEMRAAAQWDPGDLDDEVLERVHAVLAGREEHLDSPRRALGPAWGTASLSYGSGTGFLGSGMSL; encoded by the coding sequence ATGACGGCTCACGCGAAGGTGACGATCATCGGTCACACGGCTGGGGGCATGGGCCAGGTCTGGTACCGCGTCACGGGCACCATCGGCGTTGGAAACGTGCAGGTCGCCTATCGGGTCGGTGTGGGCGCCGAGGATGCGCGACGCGTGCGATTCGTCGGGGCTGGTGCCACCGCAGAACTCATCGGCTTTCGACCGGGCGAATTCGTCGCGGACCCCGTGGACTACCTGCTCATCGTACTGGCCTTCTCGGGCAAGTATCTGACGCGCGGGGTGAAGATGCAGCGGTCGCAACTGGCGCGGGTTCCTGCCGGCCCGATCCATGATGTCATTGTCGCCGCCATGGTTCGGGCTGGCCTCGACCCTGCGAGCGTCTTTGCGTCGCGGGATGCGGGCAACTGGTGGCGCGCGGTTTCCCGTGCTGCGGAGCGAGACAGGTCAGTGTCGTTCCTGACTGCGGGCGGGCTGCTTCGCGCCGCAGCGCGTGCGGGCGCGAGTGTCGAGGAGTCGGAGTTGTATTCCGCGCTTGGTCGCTCGACTCGCGCCCGCCTAGCCGGCCCGGTCGCCGCGCGCCGGGATACCGACGCGGTTCAGCAGTTGGATCTGGACGCACTTGAGGTGGCGACGTTGAGCGACGAGGAACTTGGGGAGCGGGTGTGGCGAGCGGCTGAGGCAGCGTCGTCGCGCCGCGAGCCGGTCGGCAATGCCGGGTATGAGTTGACGTTGACACTGCCGAAGTCGATCAGCCTCTATGCCCTGACCGGAGATCCTGCCGTGGCGGAGGAATGGCTCGACGTGATGGAGACTGCGGCAACGCGCGCGCTGGAACGGTTGATGGCTGAGGCGGGGTTCTGCTCGACCGGCCACCGCGGCGAAGGCCAGAACGTCATGCTGATGCCAGCGGATGGTTGGGCGGGGTTCATCGCGACTGAGTTGTCCTCCCGTGCCGGCGACCCGCACCTGCACGTGCACTGCACATTGCCGAACGTGCTCGTCGGACAAGACGGGATCGTCCGCACGATGGCCGACGGTGGCCGGGAGTTGCATGTCAACGCACCGCGATTCGCTGCGTGGGGTCAGGAGTTCGTCATCGCCGAGGCCCAGGCGCGCGGTCTGCTGGGGGAGGTGTGGTTCAGCCCGCAGACGGCGCAATGGGAGGCGGGTGGATTCACTGACGACACTTTGTGGGCCTTCTCCCGCGGCCGGCAGGCCGTGTTGGCGGAAGAAGCCGAAGCTGACGATGGGCAACCCATCTCCGCATCGGGTCGTAGTGTTCGCAATCGCGCAGCGAAGAAGCGGGCCACTGGGGCGAAGGCTGATGAGCAACTGACCTGGGTGCAATTGCACCAACGGATAGTCGCGCGTGCCAACGAACTTGGAGTGGACCTCGCAGCGGAACGCGACGCGACGGGGGAGCGGTTCGCATCACCATCGATGTGGTCAGACAGTGATTGGGTCGACTGGGTGTCGCATGTCGCTTGCCAGCACGAGTCTGTCACCAGCTTGGCCAAGATCCGATCCATCGTCGATCTGGCGACTGCTGGCATGCCCGAAGCCGAACGTTCGCGCATCACCGGCTTGGTTGTCCAGAATGGTTTCGTCCGTGCGCACCAATCACGCGACCGAGGGATGCGCAGCGGCGGGCAGCAATGGATCTCCAAATCCGCACTCGATGCCGAGGCCCGCCTGCTGGAGCGCATGTCTACGAGCGCTCACCAGAATCCAGGGCTGACCTGGCGAACGGGAACAGGCATCAGCCGTTTCGAGGCCGACCGCGGCTGGCAGTTATCCGACGAACAGCAGCGCGCAGTGCAGGCAATTGTGGACGGCACCGCACAGGTCACGTTGATCTCAGGCGTCGGCGGTTCAGGCAAGACCAGTGTGCTGGCCGCGGCTCACATGGGATTCAACGGCGAGCGGTACGGACTGCTGGTGACTTCCACAGCGACGCGCGCCGCTTCCGCAGCAGGTCACGAGTCCGGTGCACCGTGGATGAACCTCACCGCATTGGTCCATCGAATCACCAGCGGGCAGGCTGTTCCCGCTCGGGTCATCGTGATCGACGAAGCATCGATGGCAGACGTTGCCACCCTCGCGCGAGTCGCCGACTTCTGCGTGCAGAAGGGCAAGCGGCTGGTCCTGCAGGGCGACCATGCCCAGTTGCGAGCAGTGGGAGCCGGCGACGCCTTCAACGTCCTGTGCTCAGCACATCCGGACTCAGTGATTCGACTCGAGGGCAACCAGCGACAGCGCACTGCATTGGGCCAGGCGGTCGCGGCCGCTTTGCATGCCCGAGATCTCGACACCGCGTGGGAGTACATCATCGCTGATGGTGCCGTTGTGGTGGCCCGCAATCGTGATCACAAGCTTGATCTGGTCGCTACCACGGTGGTCCGCGAGATCAGCGCCCATGGCGCTGACAACGTCACGTGCGATGCGGTCACCAATGCTGAGGTTGATGACCTCAACGACCGTATCCATGCGCAGCTCCTCGCAGCACACACCATCGACCCGGCTGCGGCGGTCATCTATCAAGGACGCTCGGGCCAACAAGTGTTGGGCCCTGGCACGGTCTTGCGCGTTCGCACTCCATTGAGCCATCGGGATCCCGCGCGCAGGCTTGTCCGAGGTGACCGCGCGGTAGTTGTCCACGCGGGCCGGGACGAAGTCTGCGTCCGTTTCGACGATGGGAAGCAGCGCCGCCTGAAGCCCAATGCTCTGCTCAGGCATCTGGACTACGGCTACGTCGGAACCACGCACACGTTGCAGGGCCAGACCAGTGAGGTCCACATCGCCTCGCTTGCCCCCACCAAGGACGCCGCCAGCCTGTATGTCAGCGCGAGTCGTGCCCGTGGACGAACCTTGTTCGTTGCCGATGCCCGGGACTACCTCACGGACAAAGAGATGCGAGCAGCCGCGCAGTGGGACCCCGGTGACCTTGACGACGAAGTCCTCGAACGAGTCCACGCGGTTCTGGCCGGCCGTGAGGAACACCTCGATTCACCGCGCCGCGCCCTGGGACCCGCCTGGGGAACGGCGAGCCTGTCATACGGCAGTGGCACGGGCTTCCTGGGTTCGGGGATGTCGCTTTGA
- a CDS encoding site-specific integrase, which translates to MSAGFDLLLRDGDISSNPALGAAPSLGDKPNDHVLTVAEYRALLSYIPLHYRPLIETLVRTGSRWGEATALLVGDVNPDADNPRIRIDKAWTEGDKRGEYREGTPKTQRGYRSAAIDEALVATLAPLMVGRGRDEFLFTTATGRVVRHNNFYARIWAPAATTAFQSGELTFKPRIHDLRHAQATWLLESGVPVGEVARRLGHDPITLMRVYSHVLNPDTRASANVITRLLGSTEGVEVNTAIAAPRKSRAKAQDVKKTDRDEKDSSENPR; encoded by the coding sequence GTGTCAGCCGGCTTCGATCTGCTGCTCCGAGACGGAGACATTTCCTCGAATCCTGCACTTGGCGCTGCACCGAGCCTTGGGGACAAACCAAACGATCACGTTCTCACCGTCGCCGAGTATCGAGCCCTCCTGTCCTACATTCCCCTTCACTACCGCCCATTGATCGAGACGCTCGTGCGAACTGGCTCTCGATGGGGCGAGGCCACCGCGCTTCTGGTCGGCGACGTCAACCCAGACGCAGACAACCCGCGTATCCGAATAGATAAGGCCTGGACTGAGGGCGACAAACGCGGCGAATACAGGGAGGGCACCCCCAAGACACAACGGGGCTACCGAAGCGCCGCTATCGATGAGGCGCTGGTTGCCACGCTCGCGCCTCTCATGGTCGGTCGAGGCCGCGACGAGTTCCTGTTCACGACCGCCACCGGGCGGGTGGTCCGTCACAACAACTTCTACGCCCGCATTTGGGCTCCTGCTGCGACTACTGCATTCCAATCCGGGGAGCTCACGTTCAAGCCCCGCATCCATGACCTTCGGCACGCGCAGGCAACATGGCTCCTGGAATCCGGGGTACCTGTGGGCGAGGTTGCACGTCGCCTCGGACACGATCCCATCACCCTCATGCGGGTCTACTCGCACGTGTTGAATCCCGATACGCGGGCAAGCGCCAACGTCATCACACGGCTGCTGGGTTCGACTGAAGGTGTGGAAGTGAACACGGCGATCGCCGCGCCTCGCAAGAGTCGGGCGAAAGCCCAAGACGTCAAGAAGACCGACCGCGACGAGAAGGATTCGTCCGAAAACCCGAGGTGA
- a CDS encoding universal stress protein yields the protein MWSNRVVVGFDGSETSLLTAKWAAGEAELRGLGLTLVNALIPPTSGGTFGPGMAVGLDTLEDIRKAAQTTLDEVAGTLSGPDIQSIVQIGSPTGVLLEASETAAMIVVGSRGHGGFKELLLGSVSSQLAAHADCPVIVMRHEADTANDQIVVGVDGSASSSEAVNFAFATASLHKWKLVAVHAWEVPSFDLVILPDTPVPMDYESIGDSEVRLAAEVLAGFEAEYPDVEVEQIVTRGNAVKALLEASPSAAMIVVGTRGHGQVMSSILGSVSHGILHKSKVPVAIVGEPVAKS from the coding sequence ATGTGGAGCAACCGTGTCGTTGTTGGATTTGATGGCAGCGAAACATCGCTCCTGACTGCCAAATGGGCGGCCGGCGAAGCTGAGCTTCGCGGACTCGGACTGACCTTGGTCAATGCCCTCATCCCGCCAACCTCGGGTGGAACCTTTGGTCCGGGCATGGCAGTTGGACTGGACACTCTCGAGGACATTCGCAAAGCTGCCCAGACCACACTTGACGAAGTGGCTGGCACCTTGAGCGGTCCCGACATTCAGTCCATCGTGCAGATCGGCTCCCCAACCGGCGTGCTCCTGGAGGCCAGCGAAACAGCTGCCATGATCGTTGTGGGATCTCGCGGACATGGCGGCTTCAAGGAACTACTGCTGGGCTCAGTGAGTTCACAGCTCGCTGCGCACGCCGACTGCCCGGTCATTGTCATGCGCCATGAGGCCGACACCGCCAATGACCAAATCGTGGTTGGAGTGGACGGCAGCGCTTCATCCTCCGAGGCCGTCAATTTCGCCTTCGCTACGGCCAGCCTGCACAAATGGAAGCTGGTGGCAGTACACGCATGGGAGGTACCTTCCTTCGATCTCGTCATTCTTCCCGATACCCCTGTGCCCATGGACTACGAGAGCATCGGCGACTCTGAGGTGCGCTTGGCCGCTGAGGTGCTCGCCGGCTTTGAAGCCGAATACCCCGATGTCGAGGTAGAGCAGATCGTCACGCGAGGCAATGCAGTCAAGGCCCTGCTCGAGGCTTCGCCGTCGGCAGCAATGATCGTGGTCGGTACTCGTGGACATGGCCAGGTCATGAGTTCAATCCTGGGCTCAGTCAGCCACGGCATCCTGCACAAGTCCAAGGTGCCGGTCGCTATCGTCGGGGAGCCAGTCGCGAAGTCCTGA
- a CDS encoding lysophospholipid acyltransferase family protein, with translation MADAVYRPLVFGAKTLIRALGIRFDVVGQEYLPATGGAVLAINHVSFLDYIFAGLPPDRAGHRLVRFMAKDGIFKHSLAGPVMRGMKHISVDRDAGSEAFRAGVRMLKEGELLGVFPEGTMSRSFELLPFKSGAVRMAAMAQVPIIPMITFGGQRILGYGHRDLSRGTIIAITMGEPMMIEKRADAHAETDRLRTIMGQLLDDTIARYPKPAGQELWWVPARLGGTALTPEQARQARRQSSGAAADEDSD, from the coding sequence ATGGCAGATGCGGTGTACCGACCCCTCGTGTTTGGTGCAAAAACTCTCATCCGTGCTCTTGGAATCAGATTTGATGTGGTGGGGCAGGAATATCTACCCGCCACGGGCGGAGCGGTGCTGGCGATCAACCATGTGAGCTTCCTTGACTACATCTTCGCCGGGCTGCCCCCTGATCGGGCCGGACATCGCCTTGTTCGCTTCATGGCCAAGGACGGAATCTTCAAACACTCCCTCGCTGGGCCAGTGATGCGCGGGATGAAGCACATCAGTGTTGATCGGGATGCGGGTTCGGAAGCATTCCGTGCTGGCGTGCGCATGCTCAAAGAGGGCGAGCTTCTGGGCGTGTTTCCGGAAGGCACGATGAGCCGTTCCTTTGAACTGCTGCCCTTCAAGAGCGGCGCAGTTCGCATGGCTGCAATGGCTCAGGTTCCGATCATTCCGATGATCACATTCGGTGGTCAGCGAATCCTTGGCTACGGACATCGCGACTTGTCGCGAGGCACCATCATCGCCATCACCATGGGTGAGCCGATGATGATTGAGAAGCGTGCGGATGCTCATGCCGAAACAGATCGTCTGCGCACAATCATGGGGCAGTTGCTTGATGACACCATCGCGCGCTACCCCAAGCCTGCTGGACAGGAGCTGTGGTGGGTTCCGGCCCGGCTAGGGGGAACAGCGCTCACGCCGGAGCAGGCAAGGCAGGCGCGCAGGCAATCGTCTGGCGCTGCTGCCGACGAGGATTCAGACTGA